The following coding sequences are from one Pelmatolapia mariae isolate MD_Pm_ZW linkage group LG4, Pm_UMD_F_2, whole genome shotgun sequence window:
- the nog1 gene encoding noggin-1, which produces MNMDQSHQCIAMYLLVLSLGLVMDRGICQHYYLLRPIPSDSLPLVELKEDPDPVFDPKERDLNETELKSILGDFDTRFLSVLQPTEDKFTGNDELDDFEIQKPGGVLPKEIRAVDFDIQFGKKHKPSKKLKRRLQQWLWAYSFCPVVYTWTDLGNRFWPRFVRVGSCLSKRSCSVPEGMVCKPANSTHLTILRWRCVQRKGGLKCAWIPVQYPIITDCKCSCSS; this is translated from the coding sequence ATGAACATGGATCAGTCTCACCAGTGTATTGCCATGTATCTGCTGGTGCTGTCTCTCGGACTTGTGATGGATAGAGGGATTTGTCAGCACTACTACCTTCTCCGTCCCATCCCGAGCGACAGTCTGCCGCTTGTGGAATTAAAAGAGGACCCGGATCCTGTCTTTGACCCCAAGGAGCGAGATCTTAACGAGACTGAATTAAAGAGCATCCTGGGAGACTTTGACACTCGTTTTTTGTCCGTGTTACAGCCCACGGAGGACAAATTCACCGGGAACGATGAGCTCGATGACTTTGAGATCCAAAAGCCGGGGGGAGTACTCCCGAAAGAAATCCGAGCGGTGGATTTTGACATCCAGTTCGGCAAGAAGCACAAGCCTAGCAAGAAACTGAAGCGGCGGCTGCAGCAGTGGCTGTGGGCCTACTCGTTCTGCCCGGTCGTGTACACCTGGACCGACCTGGGGAACAGATTCTGGCCGCGGTTTGTGCGAGTGGGCAGCTGCCTGAGCAAACGGTCTTGTTCTGTTCCGGAGGGGATGGTGTGCAAACCTGCGAACTCTACCCACCTGACGATACTGAGATGGAGATGCGTGCAGAGGAAGGGGGGGCTAAAATGCGCCTGGATACCGGTGCAGTACCCGATCATTACAGACTGCAAATGCTCCTGTTCGAGTTAA